From the genome of Naumannella halotolerans, one region includes:
- the trxA gene encoding thioredoxin, translating to MATVDLDTQSFAETVQSSDRVIVDFWADWCQPCKRFGPIFTKASDNEGYGEVVFAKVDTDANQQLAMQLGIQSIPTLMAFHKGDLVFSQPGALNSQQLEQVLDALVQYDGEEPAAETAD from the coding sequence ATGGCAACCGTCGATCTTGACACCCAGTCCTTTGCCGAAACCGTGCAAAGCAGCGATCGGGTGATCGTTGACTTCTGGGCCGACTGGTGCCAGCCGTGCAAGCGGTTCGGACCGATCTTCACCAAGGCGTCGGACAACGAGGGCTATGGCGAGGTCGTCTTCGCCAAGGTGGACACCGACGCCAACCAGCAACTCGCGATGCAGCTCGGAATCCAGTCGATCCCGACCCTGATGGCCTTCCACAAGGGGGATCTGGTCTTCAGCCAGCCGGGCGCCCTGAACTCCCAGCAGTTGGAGCAGGTGCTTGACGCGCTGGTGCAGTACGACGGCGAGGAGCCGGCCGCCGAGACCGCCGACTGA
- a CDS encoding YciI family protein, translated as MAIFAITYTYAADSASQRDQYRPEHREHLTELAKRDQLLLSGPINDDGPPAALLIVRAGDASEAERLLAEDPFQREGLVAEIGVRAWEPVLGSLSGPFVS; from the coding sequence ATGGCCATTTTCGCTATCACCTACACCTATGCCGCGGACTCCGCCAGCCAGCGGGATCAGTACCGGCCCGAACATCGCGAGCACCTGACCGAACTGGCGAAACGGGACCAGCTCCTGCTCTCCGGGCCGATCAACGACGACGGGCCGCCGGCGGCCCTGCTGATCGTTCGCGCCGGTGATGCGTCGGAGGCCGAGCGTCTGCTGGCCGAGGATCCCTTCCAGCGTGAGGGGCTGGTCGCCGAGATCGGTGTCCGTGCCTGGGAGCCGGTGCTCGGTTCCCTGTCGGGGCCCTTCGTTTCCTGA
- a CDS encoding MscL family protein: MKGFKEFLLRGNLIDLAVAFIMATAFGAVVTAFTELVVALIAFALGGATPEVGRILILNSVDIAPFINAVISFVIMAAVVYFGIVKPYQMFQDRFGKKEPEEELDDQTKLLGEIRDLLAGR, translated from the coding sequence ATGAAGGGGTTCAAGGAGTTCTTGTTGCGCGGCAATCTGATCGATCTTGCCGTCGCATTCATCATGGCGACCGCCTTCGGAGCAGTTGTCACCGCGTTCACCGAGCTGGTTGTGGCTCTGATCGCTTTCGCCCTCGGCGGAGCGACGCCCGAGGTCGGGCGGATCCTGATCCTCAACAGTGTGGACATCGCACCGTTCATCAACGCCGTGATCTCGTTCGTGATCATGGCCGCCGTGGTCTACTTCGGCATCGTCAAGCCGTACCAGATGTTCCAGGACCGGTTCGGCAAGAAGGAGCCCGAGGAAGAGCTCGACGACCAGACCAAGTTGCTGGGTGAGATCCGCGACCTGCTGGCCGGGCGCTGA
- a CDS encoding UTP--glucose-1-phosphate uridylyltransferase translates to MSQTTEPAGLSQARTKMQQAEVYPAAIEAFSSYYRQLADGVTGIVAEDEIEPLSAPSSLADIDLSDAERAAALSEVALIRLNGGLGTSMGMTGPKSLLPVRGEETFLDLIVEQVLHARRTYDVAMPLVLMDSFRTRQPTLAHLERHPEITVDGIPLDFLQSQEPKLLAEDLTPAHWPADPELEWTPPGHGDLYPSLRDSGVLQALLDAGFRYACVANVDNLGATPSPEIAAWFIDSDAPFAIEVCRRTAADRKGGHLAVRRSDGRLVLRESAQVRDADADAFGDIHRHSYFNTNNLWLDLRKLAALLDQRDGVLGLPMIVNRKTVDPSDSQSPKVIQIETAMGSAIEAFEGAQVIEVPRSRFQPVKTTNDLLVVRSDLYERTEDGRLRAVTPEATNVDLDPKFYKLIKDFDARFPAGPPSLKGATAFTVRGDWTFGDRVVVIGDVVVDGPGGQVPDGTELH, encoded by the coding sequence ATGTCGCAGACCACCGAACCGGCCGGACTGAGCCAGGCCCGGACCAAGATGCAACAGGCCGAGGTCTACCCGGCCGCGATCGAGGCATTCAGCTCCTACTACCGGCAGCTCGCCGACGGCGTGACCGGGATCGTCGCCGAGGACGAGATCGAGCCGCTGTCCGCACCGAGCAGCCTGGCCGACATCGACCTCAGCGACGCCGAACGCGCCGCGGCCTTGTCCGAGGTCGCCTTGATCCGGCTGAACGGCGGGCTCGGTACCTCGATGGGGATGACCGGCCCGAAGTCGCTGCTGCCGGTCCGCGGGGAGGAGACCTTCCTGGACCTGATCGTCGAACAGGTGCTGCATGCACGACGGACCTACGACGTGGCGATGCCGTTGGTGCTGATGGACAGCTTCCGTACCCGTCAACCCACCCTGGCCCATCTCGAGCGCCACCCCGAGATCACGGTCGACGGGATCCCGCTGGATTTCCTGCAGAGTCAGGAGCCGAAGTTGCTGGCCGAGGACCTGACCCCCGCGCACTGGCCCGCCGACCCGGAGCTCGAATGGACCCCGCCGGGCCACGGCGACCTCTATCCCTCGCTGCGCGATTCCGGTGTTCTGCAGGCCCTGCTGGATGCCGGTTTCCGCTATGCCTGCGTGGCGAATGTCGACAATCTGGGCGCCACCCCCTCACCGGAGATCGCCGCCTGGTTCATCGACAGCGACGCACCCTTCGCGATCGAGGTGTGCCGACGTACCGCAGCCGACCGCAAGGGTGGTCATCTGGCGGTACGCAGGTCCGACGGCCGGCTGGTCCTGCGCGAGTCCGCCCAGGTCCGCGATGCCGATGCCGACGCCTTCGGCGACATCCACCGGCACAGCTACTTCAACACCAACAACCTGTGGCTGGACCTGCGCAAACTCGCCGCACTGCTCGATCAGCGTGACGGTGTGCTGGGCCTGCCCATGATCGTCAACCGGAAGACCGTCGACCCGTCGGATTCGCAGTCACCGAAGGTGATCCAGATCGAGACGGCCATGGGTTCGGCGATCGAGGCTTTCGAGGGCGCGCAGGTGATCGAGGTCCCGCGATCGCGGTTCCAGCCGGTGAAGACGACCAACGATCTGCTGGTGGTCCGCAGCGACCTCTACGAACGTACCGAGGACGGACGTCTGCGCGCGGTCACCCCGGAGGCGACCAATGTCGATCTCGACCCGAAGTTCTACAAGTTGATCAAGGACTTCGATGCCCGGTTCCCGGCCGGACCGCCGTCACTGAAGGGAGCGACCGCCTTCACCGTTCGCGGCGACTGGACCTTCGGCGACCGGGTGGTCGTGATCGGCGATGTCGTGGTCGACGGACCGGGCGGGCAGGTGCCCGACGGCACCGAGCTGCACTGA
- the cpaB gene encoding Flp pilus assembly protein CpaB, giving the protein MAQPITRLTRWLSWHRRPVAAGAAALAVFSMTMALRPPEPAQTPVVVTRADLPGGHRLTAADLQPAQWPVELAPAASLPDPEPLVGRTLTAPLSAGSPVTQVSVVSEDSAAAALGMVIAPVRLSDAELVSLLQPGERVDLIGVDETGTTTVIAEGARLVSVPAPTGSGGGLGPSTADSSLILVEVPEATAVSLTTAANSGPLSAVLR; this is encoded by the coding sequence ATGGCCCAGCCGATCACCCGCCTCACCCGTTGGTTGTCCTGGCATCGCCGTCCGGTGGCAGCCGGGGCGGCCGCGCTGGCGGTGTTCTCGATGACCATGGCCCTGCGACCGCCCGAACCGGCGCAGACCCCGGTCGTGGTGACCCGCGCCGACCTGCCCGGTGGGCACCGGCTGACCGCCGCCGATCTGCAGCCGGCCCAGTGGCCGGTCGAGCTGGCGCCGGCGGCGAGCCTGCCCGATCCGGAGCCGCTGGTCGGGCGTACCCTCACCGCACCGCTGAGCGCCGGCAGTCCGGTGACCCAGGTGAGCGTGGTCTCCGAGGACTCCGCGGCAGCCGCTTTGGGGATGGTGATCGCACCGGTCCGGCTCTCCGACGCCGAGCTGGTCTCCCTGCTGCAACCGGGTGAACGGGTCGACCTGATCGGGGTCGACGAGACCGGTACGACCACCGTGATCGCCGAGGGCGCCCGGCTGGTCTCGGTGCCGGCTCCGACCGGGTCCGGCGGCGGTCTCGGGCCGTCGACCGCCGACTCCTCGCTGATCCTGGTCGAGGTCCCCGAAGCCACCGCGGTCAGCCTGACCACGGCAGCCAACTCCGGCCCGCTGTCGGCGGTGCTGCGCTGA
- a CDS encoding FmdB family zinc ribbon protein, whose protein sequence is MPTYQYRCTECGHDLEAVQKFSDAPLTECPACGGKLRKVYNAVGVVFKGSGFYKTDSRSNGSTKSTHSSSHSDKSSDSGSDSSSKSDSSPSTSTDSGSSKSTDSGSSKSTDSGSSSSSSTPAGSGSANKS, encoded by the coding sequence ATGCCCACCTACCAGTACCGCTGCACCGAATGTGGCCACGACCTCGAGGCCGTGCAGAAGTTCTCCGATGCGCCGCTGACCGAATGTCCGGCCTGCGGCGGCAAGCTGCGCAAGGTCTACAACGCCGTCGGCGTGGTGTTCAAGGGATCGGGCTTCTACAAGACCGACAGCCGGTCCAACGGTTCGACGAAGTCCACGCACAGCAGCAGCCACTCGGACAAGTCGTCCGACTCCGGTTCGGATTCGTCGTCGAAATCCGATTCCTCGCCGAGCACCTCCACCGACTCCGGATCGAGCAAATCGACGGACTCCGGATCGAGCAAATCGACGGACTCCGGATCGAGCAGCTCGTCCTCGACGCCTGCCGGCTCGGGCAGTGCGAACAAGTCCTGA